The following coding sequences lie in one Arachis ipaensis cultivar K30076 chromosome B03, Araip1.1, whole genome shotgun sequence genomic window:
- the LOC107634344 gene encoding zingipain-2-like: MAPISKNVHVLLALMLVILTICTSHVISSRKLNNEPSSSMYQRHEQWMLKYGIVYKNGEEKEKRFLIFKDNVELIESFNAAGNKAYKLGVNHLADLTNEEFKASRNGYMRSNNSPPTPFKYENVTDVPNAIDWRHNGAVTPVKNQGSCGCCWAFSTVAATEGIHQITTGNLVSLSEQELVDCDNVDQGCEGGLMENGFEFIIKNGGITTESNYPYKGVDETCDTSKEASPAAQIKGYQRVPANSEHALQQAVANQPVSVSIDASGSAFQFYSSGVFTGECGTQLDHGVTAVGYGADDDGTEYWIVKNSWGTQWGEDGYIRMKKGIDATQGLCGIAMDASYPTA, encoded by the exons ATGGCTCCAATTAGCAAAAACGTGCATGTTTTATTGGCTCTAATGCTCGTTATTCTTACAATTTGCACTTCCCATGTAATTTCCTCTCGAAAGCTCAATAATGAACCATCATCGTCAATGTACCAAAGACATGAGCAATGGATGTTAAAATATGGCATAGTGTACAAGAATGGTGAGGAGAAGGAGAAACGTTTCTTGATATTCAAGGACAACGTGGAATTGATCGAGTCATTTAATGCTGCTGGGAACAAGGCTTACAAGCTTGGTGTTAATCACTTAGCTGATCTTACCAATGAGGAATTCAAGGCTTCACGTAATGGATACATGAGATCAAATAATTCACCTCCAACACCATTCAAGTATGAAAATGTCACTGATGTTCCAAATGCAATTGACTGGAGGCACAATGGAGCTGTTACTCCAGTCAAGAACCAAGGCAGTTGCG GATGTTGTTGGGCATTTTCAACCGTTGCTGCAACCGAAGGCATCCACCAGATTACTACAGGAAACCTTGTGTCCCTCTCAGAGCAAGAGCTTGTGGACTGTGATAACGTGGATCAAGGTTGCGAGGGAGGTCTCATGGAAAATGGCTTTGAATTCATCATAAAAAATGGTGGAATCACCACTGAGTCAAACTACCCTTACAAAGGAGTTGATGAAACTTGTGACACAAGTAAAGAGGCTTCTCCAGCAGCTCAGATAAAAGGGTACCAGCGGGTGCCTGCAAACAGCGAGCACGCACTTCAACAAGCCGTGGCGAACCAACCGGTTtctgtttccattgatgctagtgGATCTGCTTTCCAATTCTACTCGAGTGGCGTCTTCACCGGTGAATGTGGGACTCAACTTGACCATGGTGTTACTGCAGTTGGTTACGGTGCAGATGATGATGGTACTGAGTATTGGATAGTAAAAAATTCTTGGGGCACACAATGGGGCGAGGATGGTTACATAAGAATGAAGAAGGGAATAGATGCTACTCAAGGGTTGTGTGGCATTGCTATGGATGCCTCTTATCCCACTGCTTAA